CAAGCAAACTTTGAATGAGCTGATACCCATCCTGCATCGGGTCAGCCCAGGGATTCAAAAACGAGATAATGCGTCGTCGTTGATAACTTTTGACACTAACACTCAGAACGGCTAAACATAGTCCTGAACCCGCCGCACCCATGAGGTAGGAAAACGGCAGTCCCCCGGCGAGGGCAATCATCCACACGAGTAAGCCACAGAGAGCGGCGGTACTGAGGTTCGGTTGAAGCAAGATGCAGCCTACGACGAAGGCAAAGATTCCTACCCAGGTTAGGCGGATCGACCAATTTAAGCGATACCAGTTGCCAAAGACGCGGGCGCTCTGCATCACGAGAAAGGGTTTGATTAATTCCGAGGGCTGAATGGCGACAGGACCCAGGGCTAACCATCGAGTTGCACCATTCACTGTAGAGCCTACGCCCGGAATCAGGGTCATCATAATCAACCCTAGAGCAAAGAGTAGCATCCAGTCTGCGATGGAAAGTAGCCGATCCATAGGACTATGGACAACGACGCTAAAACCCACCAACCCGATCGCAATCCAAATGAGCTGGTTCCGAAAGTAGTACAACCCACTTCCGGCTTCATGGCTGGCGACGGCATAGGACGCTGAAAACAGGGCTACTAATCCAACGAATAGCCAGAGCAACGTGAGCCAGCGCAACATTCGGGCTTCGAAGGCCCAATCGTTGACCGATGAATCGAAAAAGGGGAAGAGGTAGCGGAGCTTCACAAGACCTCAGCGGCTCAAACGCTATATATGGGTATAACAGATGAAAAGTAATCCGTAGCGTCCCAACATTAGCGTAATTCGCCGGAAAACACAAAGCCCTCGATACACACAGAAATATAGCTGTTGCCAGCTAGCTGAGGACATGGACATTTTGGTAGGGCGACGAAGCCGCCCCACCAAAATGTCCTAACCGATATGGCTAGCGCTATATCTGCAACTCGTCTTAAACCACCAACTGGAGATGGGAACCGGATTGGCTCTTGGTGACTTCAATGCGGGTCTGGAAGGCTTCCTTGAGGTGGGGCATGTGGGTGACGGTTAGGATACAGGCAAAATCGGAGGCGATCGCCTGAATTGCGCCGACTAGACGACTGCACCCGATATTATCTTGGGTGCCGAAGCCTTCATCGATAATCAGCATTTGCAGGGAGGTTCCCGATCGCTGGGCGAGCAGACGGGCTAGGGCAAGGCGAATGGCAAAGTTGACCCGAAAGGCTTCGCCCCCGGAATAGGTTTCGTAGGGACGGGTGCCCTGAATATCGCTGATCAGGATATCCAGGGTGTCAATCATCTTGGTGGCCGTCCGCGAGGAGCCTTTGCGGGCGCGTTGGGTCACGAACTGGACGTGGAGTTGGTGGGCGGTGAGGCGTCCGAGGAGTTGGTTGGTTTCGGCTTCTAGCTGGGGCAGGATGTTTTCAATCATCAATGCTTGAATTCCGTTCTTACCAAAGGCTTGCGCCAGTTCTAGATAAATGCGGTGCTGGCGGCGTGCGAGTTGGAGTTGTTGCTGTTGCTCGGCCTTTTGGGTGTGGAGGGCTTCGATGTGCTGGAGTTGCTGCTGCAATCGTCCCAAGGTGGCCAGATGCTGATCCAGGTGCGCTCGCCGTTCTTGCATGACGGTTTCTAGCGCAGAGAGGCGATCGCTCGGATCGGGGGTTTGCTGAAGCTGGTCGGTCAGCTGGCGGATAGTTTGGGCAACGATGGCGAGTTCGTGCTGGCGTTCGGAGAGGGTGGTTTGAATCTGCTGGAGGCGCTGCTGGTGGAGGGGGTGCTGTTGCTGAGCGTTCAACAACTCTTGATAACGGATTTGCCAAACCTGAGCCTCTTTGAGGGTGAGGCGGAGTTGAGTATGGTATTCGCTATCGTAGGCGATGTCGGCAAGCTGGCGTTGGAGAGACTGGATCTGTTGATAGAGGACGGATTGCTGAGACTGTTGGATCTCGGTTTCAAGTTCGGCGATCGCCTCTTCTAAAGTTGGGCGCTGTTCGTCGAGGCGGGCGAGTTGGCGCTGGGCGTGGGTGATTTCGGCATGGCGAATTTCGGCCCACCGCCATCGGTCTACGTCGCCACGGGCAAGGGCATGGGTGCGATCGTCGTAGGCGAGATCGTGGAGGGTTTGGTCGAGTAGCCGCCGTTCGTCCTGCAGGGGAGCGGCGTAGGTTTTGGTTTCTAAAACTTGGGTGAGTTCAGTCCGTTCGGCTTGTATTTGCTGAAGCCGCGATTCGGTATCGGTGAGGGTGTGAACCTGTTGCTGCAAGCGTCCTCGAAGTTCTAGGGTAGCTCCGTAGCTGCTGAGTTCTTGCTCTAGCTCACGATACTCTTGGCGCAGGACTTGAATTTCCCGTTCGGAGACGGCAAGCTGTTCGCGTACGACCCAAAGCTGCCGTAAGACCTCGTTGTATTTCTCCTGATGCCGCGCCAGGACGAGCTGCCAGTGGTGTTCATCTAAGGGGCGATCGCACAGGGGACACAGGGGGGAAGGCTCTTTGTAGGCTGCAAAGGCAGGTTGAGCCTGAGTTTGGGGCGTTAAGGTGACAACCTCGTAGACACTCTCTGTTTCAGCGGCGTAGCGTTCGGAGAGACTGGCTCCCTGCTCAACGAGGGGCTTGGTGGTGTCGGGATTCCAGACGTTGCCTTGATGTTTGAGGAGTCGGATCTTTTGATCGAGTTCTGCGAGTTGGGTTTCATAGATACGCTGATCGGCTTGGAGGCGTTCCATGAAACTCCGTCTTTCGAGTCCTTTTTCACGCACATCGTTTTGATAGGCGCGTCGTTTTTCTAAATAGTCAATCTGGGTCGCGACATCTTGAATGGCATGCTGAAGCTGGGGCTGTCGGCTGTGCTGGGTTTGGAGTTGTTGCGCGGTGGCATCCAACGACTCGATGCGGGCGATGATCCGGGCTTCGGCCTGGTCTATTTGGGTTTGGAGTTGCTGTCGTCGTTGGAGCAGGGGAACGGCTTTGGCCTGAAGCTGATTTAGCTCGGACAGTCTATCTTGCGCCTGCCGGAGTTGCTGGAGGGCGGCGGCGATGTCGTCTGTTTTAGCTAGGGTGCGCTGGAGGTCGGTGGCTTGATCGGTGAGGCTTTGATATTCGATCTGGGCTTGGCGGAGGCGATCGCCCAGTGCCCGGAGAAAGGTTTGATACTCTTTCTCTAAGGTTTGCAGCTTGGCCTGCGTTGCTTGGTGGAGTTGGAATTTAGCGCTTTGGACTTCGTCTTCGGTTTGAAGCTGTTGCCAGTTTTGATAGCCGTGGAGAATGGTGGGGGCGTGCTTTAGACAGTCCTCGATGTGTTGGAGTTGCTGTTGGGCGGCCTGCTGTTCTTTCTGAAGGCGATCGCAGTCTTGGGTGAGTTCCTGTTGCCGATGGTGCTGAAGCTGTAGGGCTTGCGTCCATTTTTGGCGTTGCTGGTGAAGGGTTTGGAGGTGCTTGGCGATGTCAGCGTCGTTGGCCTGTTGGTCTTTGAGGGAGGCTAGACTGGCTTCAATCTGGGCTTTCTCAGCTTGGAGTCCCTCCCCGTCCTGAATTTGGTGTTGAATGTGATCCAG
The nucleotide sequence above comes from Synechococcales cyanobacterium T60_A2020_003. Encoded proteins:
- a CDS encoding AAA family ATPase, which produces MIPQRLTLKNFLSYRSATLEFAGLHVACICGENGAGKSSLLEAIAWAVWGQSRASNDDDVIHLGELEAQVDFVFEHAGHLYRIIRSRQRNQSSYLEFQVRTPSGFRTLTARGIRATQQLIQQHLKLDYDTFVNSAYLRQGRADEFMLKRPSERKQILSDLLKLDQYDTLAEEAKERSRQSKAEIALIERNLDHIQHQIQDGEGLQAEKAQIEASLASLKDQQANDADIAKHLQTLHQQRQKWTQALQLQHHRQQELTQDCDRLQKEQQAAQQQLQHIEDCLKHAPTILHGYQNWQQLQTEDEVQSAKFQLHQATQAKLQTLEKEYQTFLRALGDRLRQAQIEYQSLTDQATDLQRTLAKTDDIAAALQQLRQAQDRLSELNQLQAKAVPLLQRRQQLQTQIDQAEARIIARIESLDATAQQLQTQHSRQPQLQHAIQDVATQIDYLEKRRAYQNDVREKGLERRSFMERLQADQRIYETQLAELDQKIRLLKHQGNVWNPDTTKPLVEQGASLSERYAAETESVYEVVTLTPQTQAQPAFAAYKEPSPLCPLCDRPLDEHHWQLVLARHQEKYNEVLRQLWVVREQLAVSEREIQVLRQEYRELEQELSSYGATLELRGRLQQQVHTLTDTESRLQQIQAERTELTQVLETKTYAAPLQDERRLLDQTLHDLAYDDRTHALARGDVDRWRWAEIRHAEITHAQRQLARLDEQRPTLEEAIAELETEIQQSQQSVLYQQIQSLQRQLADIAYDSEYHTQLRLTLKEAQVWQIRYQELLNAQQQHPLHQQRLQQIQTTLSERQHELAIVAQTIRQLTDQLQQTPDPSDRLSALETVMQERRAHLDQHLATLGRLQQQLQHIEALHTQKAEQQQQLQLARRQHRIYLELAQAFGKNGIQALMIENILPQLEAETNQLLGRLTAHQLHVQFVTQRARKGSSRTATKMIDTLDILISDIQGTRPYETYSGGEAFRVNFAIRLALARLLAQRSGTSLQMLIIDEGFGTQDNIGCSRLVGAIQAIASDFACILTVTHMPHLKEAFQTRIEVTKSQSGSHLQLVV
- a CDS encoding FtsW/RodA/SpoVE family cell cycle protein, whose translation is MLRWLTLLWLFVGLVALFSASYAVASHEAGSGLYYFRNQLIWIAIGLVGFSVVVHSPMDRLLSIADWMLLFALGLIMMTLIPGVGSTVNGATRWLALGPVAIQPSELIKPFLVMQSARVFGNWYRLNWSIRLTWVGIFAFVVGCILLQPNLSTAALCGLLVWMIALAGGLPFSYLMGAAGSGLCLAVLSVSVKSYQRRRIISFLNPWADPMQDGYQLIQSLLAVGSGGLFGSGFGLSTQKLFYLPIQTTDFIFSVYAEEFGLIGGLILLVLLATYTTFGLRVAIKTRNPVHRLVAMGTVTLLIGQSILNIGVTTGMLPTTGLPLPMISYGGSSMLASLFTAGLLVRVARESNTAEVISIDQASDTARENKARSPLSKA